In Mycolicibacterium aubagnense, the DNA window ACCGGAATCGAAGGTCGCGTCCAGACGGGCGCGGGCGTCGGCGTCGGACTTGCCACGGACCAGGCAGATGACCTTGCCGTCGACCAGGTCCATGCGCTCCAGCCACTCCAGCGCCAGATAGCGGCCCAGGAATCCGGTTGCGCCCGTGAGCAATACGGTGCGCACCTCGGAAGCCGGGCCGGGCAGCGATGGCGCGGCGGCCAACGTCGCGGCATCGATGAACTTGTCCAGCGTCAGGTCCGCGGCGCGCGCCTCGGTGGCGTTCTTGCCGTGCACCGTGGAGAACGTCGGCCGCTTGCTGCCGGGCGCGCGCTCCCCGTCGATGTAAGCCGCCACACCTGCCAGGTCGGTGGCCGGGCTGACGATCACGCCGACCGGCACCTCGACCTCGAAAATCTCCTCGAGCAGGTTGCCGAAGGTCAACGCCGACAACGAATCTCCACCCAGGTCGGTGAAGTGCGCATCGCCCGTCAGGTCCGAGCCGGCCGCGCCCAAGGTCGCTCCGACAGCACGCAGCACGGTCTCGAGCACCGGGGCGTCGGAGGCACGCAGCGCCCGCAACGCTCGAAGTTCCATGGCCTGACCCTCGGCCAGTTCGGCGTACAGTTGCTCCAGTTCGGCGCCGTACCGGGCCTTCAGCTTCGGCCAGGCCAGCTTGCGGACGCCGGTCAGCAATCCGTTCTCCAGCGAGAACGGCTCGGTCTCGATGATGAAGTCGCGGGGGATCTCGTACGACTGCAGCCGGGCCTCGCGGGCCACCACCTGCAGCGCGTCGGCCAGCTCGGGCCGCAAGGATTCCGGACCAGCAGCGCCGCCCAAAGCCTCCGAAGACGGCACGATCACCGCCAGCAGGTAGGAGCGAGAACTGTTGCCGTACACGTAGATCTGCCGGACCAGCGGGCTGGTGCCGAAGGCGGCTTCCAGCTTGGACAGCGTTACGAACTCGCCCTGCGCCAGCTTCAGCACGTTGTTGCGGCGGTCGAGGTACTGCAGGTGGTCGGGGCCGAGTTCGGCGACAATGTCGCCGGTGCGGTAGAAGCCGTCCGCGTCGAACACGTCGGCGGTGACATCGGGCCGCTTGTAGTAGCCCGGGATCAAATCGGTTGACTTCAAGAGCAATTCACCACGCGGGTGCGGCCGGTCGGTCGAGAGGTAGCCGAGCTCGGGCACGTCGACCAGCTTGTAGTCCAGGACTGGCGGACGATTCACATGGCCGCTGAGCATGACGCCGCCGGCCTCGGTCGAGCCGTAGGCCTCCATCAACTCCAGCCCGAGGAACTTCTGCACCCAGGCCTTGAGCTCGGGCGAGATCGGTGCCGATCCCGTCATGGCGACGAGCTGGCGCCCACCGATCAGGCTGACGCTCCGTTCGTCGAGCACCTGCTGCTCCGAGACACCTTCGAGAGCCCGGCGGTCGACCTCGCTCTGCACTTCCTGGTGGATCATCTCCCAGACCCGGGGCACGAAGGTCATCTGCGTCGGCCGGACCAGCGCGATGTCCTCCAGGAGGGTGGACAGGTCGCTCTTGGCCGCGAAGTACACGGTGCCGCCGTGGGCCAAAGTGCGGTAGACGGTGCCGCGACCCATCATGTGGCTCATCGGCAGGAAACTCAGAACGATAGAGGGCAACGCCGGCTGCTGGCTGACCAAGCCGGTCCGCCAGGCGTTGGTGACGAGCCGCTCGGGATACATGGCGCCCTTGGGGGTGCCGGTGCTGCCGGAGGTGTAGATCAGGACCAACAGTGGGTCTGGCTCGACGGCCGCCACGGGCTCGACGGCCGGAAGCGCGGTTCCGCGCGACACCATCTCGGCGAGAGTCTCGACCACGACGCCGCGCTCGGCCAAACGGGCCGCGGCCCGCTCGACGGCCTCGCGCTCGTCGTCGACCTGGGCGTGGTGGTCGAACACGACCACCCGGGTCAGTGCGGCGCTCGCGCCGGATACCAATTCAATCGCGTCGTCCAGGAACTTCACGTCGGCGAACAGCGCGCGGGGCTCGGTCTCATCGAGGATCGGGCGCAGCTGCTCGGCAGGCGCACTGGTCTGCAGCGGGACGGCGACGACGCCGGCGCGCGCCAGGGCGGTATCGATGATCGTGTATTCGGCGCTCGTGAAACCGAGCACGGCGACCCTGTCGCCAGCGGCGACGATTGGCTGACCGCCGCCGGGGACGTTGTCGTCTGTGCCGGAGAGCAGCGCGTTGTCCACGGCCTGGATCTGCCGCCAGACCTCGCCGAAGGTGACGGTGTCGTAGCGCGGCAGCAGCCGGGACACGGTGCGGCCGGCATCGTCGGTCACGTATTCGACGGCGCGCTGCCCGAGCGCGGGCCGGTCGGCGTAGGCCGCCATGACGGCGCGGATCACCTCGGGCAGCCGGATGCCGGGCTCGTCGAGGGCGGCGCCGACCCCGGGAAGGGGCAGAGCCGCGGCAAGTTGGGGGTCGGTGGCGCAGAGGTCAGCGACGCGCTGCGTCAGTTCGTCGGTAAGTGCGGTTTGTTCGTTCGCCATAGCTACCTCATCACAATCATTTCACCAGCGTCGGCAAATACAACGTTAGCAAAACTAAAGATATGCCGAGCCACGTCTGTGACAAACCGCACTGCTCGGTTCAGCGTTCCGGGGTGGGTTGCACCGGTTGCGGCGCGAGCGGCGGGACCGCCTTCGTCCCCGCCTGCGTTTCGTACGCGCCTTCGTCCCGGCCGAGGGCGATGGTCGCCGCCGCCATGGCGCCGATGGACGCGACGAGCGCCGCGGCTTCGACTCCGGTCGTGTCGAAGCCCTCTCCGAGCACCAGTGCACCGAGGACGACGGCCACCACCGGCTCGAGCACGAGCATGGTCGGAACCGACGTCTGCAGCGCGCCGGCATGGAACGCGGACTGCTGCAGCACGGTCGCCACCGCGCCCAAGATGATGAGCAGGTACGGCGCCGGCGTCGCCAGCAGGCCCAGCCAGCCCCGGTGCTGAAGGATCGCCATGAAGATTTTGGTCACCACGGCGACGACGCCGAACAACACCCCGACACCGACGGCCAGCAGGACGGCGCGCGCCCAGCCGCTGCATCGCACCGCCAGCACCACGCACCCGACGATGATCGCGGCGCACACCGCGGCGACCAGCACGATCATCCCTGGCGAGGCCAGGTGTTCGTCGCGTTCAGGCCGGGCCAGCACGACGAATCCCGCCAACCCGATGGTCAGCAGTCCGGCCCACAGCCACTCACCGCGGGTCACCCGGCGGTGCGCCTGATGCGCACTGAGCGGCAGCGCGAACAGCAGCGCCGAGACCAGCAGCGGCTGCACCAACAGCAGCGATCCGTGCCCCAACGCCAGCGCCTGGAAGACGTAGCCGGCGACGGCCGCACCGGTGCCGGCCCACCACAACCGGCGTCTCAGCAGCGTCGACAGCATGACGACGCTGACGCCGTGTTCGGGCGGTACATCGATCGTCGCGCGCTGCCGCACCACGATGCCGACGGCAGCACACACGGCCGCGCACAGGGCGAACAGCACCACGAGTCCGTGTTGAATCAACGGAGACGTCCGATCAGCGTGGCCGCATATCGCGCCACAGACCTCACCGGAAACATCACGCCCAAAGGGTAGTCGAGCGGGACTATCTGTCCCACTCGCGAGCGCGCGGCCGCCCCGTCGCGAGCAACCGCTCCCCGCCTAAACACTGGCCAGTCAGGCACATTTACCGTTACCTTATATTTCTCTTATCTTTCTTATTTTTGAGGTACGGTCGGTGCCATGCACCCAAGAATCGCTCTCGTCACCGGCGCTTCGCGCGGCATCGGAGCCGCCGTGGCCGGGCAGCTGGCCGGCCCCGACACGCATGTCCTGGTGAACTACCGAGAGAAGGCCAAGCGCGCCGGCACGATCGTGGACAGCATCCGCGCAGCCGGCGGGCAGGCGTCCGCCATCGGCGCCGACGTGTCCGACGCCGCCGCGACCAAGGAAATGATCGATCGGATCGACAGTCGCTTCGGGCGCCTCGACATCCTGGTGCTCAACGCGTCCGGTGGCCTGGAGTTCGGCGCCGCACCGGACTACGCGATGCGCCTGAACCGCGACGCCCAGCTGCGACTGGTCGATCTGGCGCTCCCCCTGATGCCCGCCGGCGCTCAGATCGTCTTCGTCACCAGCCACGAGGCCCACTGCTATCCGCACCTGCCAGTGCCCGACAGATACGGCCCCATCGCCGCCAGCAAGCGGGCCGGGGAGAACGCGCTACGTGCGCTGCGACCTGAATTCGACCGGTGCAGAATCGGATTCACCGTGGTCTCGGGAGACATGATCGAAGGCACGATCATCGCCCGGCTGTACGAACGTCGCGATCCCGAGGCCGTCGGCGCACGCCGCAGCCAAGGACCGCTGCCGACCATCGACGAATTCGCCACCGCCATCACCACCGCCGCCACGGGCCGCGACCTACGTGACACCGTGTACGTCGGGGGCGCGGACCACCTGGTCCTGCCCGCGTGAATCCAGGCCGAGGCCGATCAGGGCTCGAGCAGCACCTTGATGGCCGTGCGCTGATCCATCGCCGTGTACGCGTCGGCGACCTGGGCGAGCGGTAGGGCCAGGTCGAAAACCCGGCCGGGCTCGATGGCCCCGGACAGCACGTCCGGCAGCAGCTCGTCGAGGTAGGGCCGGACGGTCGCCATGCCGCCCGCGACGTGGATGTTCGTGTTGAACAGTTGGCGCATCGGCAACTCGGGTGCGCCGGCAGGCACGCCGACGAACCCCAGATGGCCACCGGGACGGACCGCGCCGAGCGCCTGGCGCATCGAATCCTTGGTGCCCACGCACTCCAGCACCGAATCGGCACCGACGCCGCCCAGCAGGTCCTCGATGGCCGCGATCCCCTCATCACCCCGCTCGGCGACGATATCTGTCGCACCGAAGGCGCGGGCCAAATTCTGCCGGTCCTCGTGCCGAGACATCACGATGATTCGTTCCGCGCCAAGGCGTTTCGATGCCAGCACCGCGCACAGCCCAACGGCGCCGTCCCCCACGACCACCACCGTGGCGCCGGGGTGCACGTTGCCGGCCCGCGCGGCATGATGCCCGGTGGACATGACGTCGGCGAGGGTCAGCAGGTGCGGGTACAGCTCGGCATGTGGTGTTTCCGGCACCGTGAACAGAGTGCCGTCGGCGAAGGGCACGCGGACGTATTGCCCCTGCGCCCCGTCGAGCGGTTCGCCGGATCGGGTGGCCCCGCCCCAGATCCCGAAATTCACGCACGAGGTGGTGATCCCGTTGCGGCAGTGCACGCACGTGCCGTCACTGTCGGTGAACGGCGAGATCACGAAGTCTCCGACGCGCACGTTGTTCACCTCGGCGCCAACAGCTTCCACGATCCCGATGAACTCATGCCCGATCGGGTGCGGTGCGTTCGTCGGCGCGACGCCGCGGTACGGCCACAGGTCCGAACCGCACACGCAGGTCCGCACCACCCGGACCACTGCGTCGCCCGGTGACTGAATCTGCGGGTCGGGGCGCTCCTCGAATCGAATGTCGCCTGGCCCGTAGATGATCGTGGTCTGCACAGCTGCCCGCCCTTTCAGGTGTCGATTCCGACCCCTGAGTCTTGCGGATCTAGCCCGTCGGCGCGAGCACCAGGCCACCCGTGGTGGCCGGAGCAGGTGCGGCAGGCACCGGGACCACGGCCGGAGCCGCAGCGGGCGCCGCAACCGGAACCGCGGCAACGACGGGAGCCGGTGCCGGCACCGCGACCGGAGCCACCACAGGCGCGGGAGCCGGCGCCGGGGCGGCCGGCGGGGGCACCGGAGCGCCGACGCCCAGCACGCGCAGCAGATCCGGCTTCATGGCCTGCAGCTGCTGACCCCAGTAGCCCCAGCTGTGGGTGCCGTCCGTCGGGAAGTTGAACACCGCGTTGCGACCACCGGCCTGCTGATACAGCCTCTGGAAGTCCCGGTTCGAGCTGATCGTGAGGTTCTCCAGGAACTGGGCGCTGTAGAGAATCCCGATGTCGCCCGGCGTATCCAGGTCGGACGGCATGCCGTTGCCGCAGTACACCCAGACCGCGGTGTTGTTGGCCACCAGCTGCTGGACGTTGACGGTCGGGTCGTTGCGCCGCCAGGCCGGATCGCTCGCGATGCCCCACATCTGGGTCGGGTTGAACCCGCCGGCGTCCTTCATCGCGAATCCGATCAAGGTCGGCCACAGGCCCTGCGACGGGTTGAGGAAGCCCGACAGCGAGCCGGCGAAGATGAACTGCGACGGGTGCCAGATGGCCAGCGTCAGGGCGGAGCCACCCGACATCGAAAGGCCGACGACGGCGTTGCCGGTCGGCTGCACGCCTCGGTTCGCGGCCAGCCAGGCCGGCAGCTCCTGGGTCAGGAACGTCTCCCACTTGTAGGTGATGACGCCGTTGTTGTTCGTGGCCGGCTGGTACCAGTCGGTGTAGAAGCTCGACTGGCCGCCGACGGGCATCACCATCGAGATGCCCGACTGGTAGTACCACTCGAACGCGGCGGTGTTGATGTCCCAGCCGCTCTGGTCGTCCTGGGCCCGCAGACCATCGAGCAGGTACACCGCGTGCGGCCCGCCGCCCTGGAACTCAACCTTGATGTCGCGCCCCATCGCGGGCGACGGAATGTTCAGCACCTCAACCGCTTTCGCGGCGGCGTGCGCCTGCGGCAGCGCCGCGGGCATCGCCATTCCGGGGACCGTCAGGGCAGCGACAGCCGCCACCGCGAGCCGGCGCAGTTTCGCGCCGAAATTCTTGCCAACCAGAGTCGCCAACACGAAGTGAAAACTAACCCCGGGTCGCACCGGCGCGGCCGACCAACGCGCGGTGTGATCGCCTCGTTACCAAGGTGTTTGGCTATCGAGTCCAGAACGCTTCACGCAGTGCCGTGATCGGTGCCATCGCCGACGACGGTCACGTCGCCGGAGGTGCACGGCTCCTGATGCCAGTCCCCGAACGGATCCGGGTAGTCGGACCAGGCGCCGCGCACGGCGAATTCCTCGTCGGTCAGCAAGGCGCCGTTCAGCGCAGCGGTGACATCGTCGGGGCGGGCGCCGCACACCAGAATGATCATCGCGGTGTTCCGGTCCCCGAAGTCGTTGTCCCACATCAGGTCTGCCAGAGCTCGCCGTTCGCGGTCCAGGTAGGCCGCTTCGCTGACGGTCATGGCGGCGATCCACCGGCCGGCATTGCTGACCCGCAGGCCGCCGCCGGCCGACTCCAGCCACATGACGTGATCAGCCCTGTTGGCCAACCAGATCCGGCCACGGGTCCGGATCACCCCGTCCAGGAGGTGGTCGATGGCGTCGTGCAGGCGTTCGGGGTGGAATGGCCGGCGCGCGTTGAACTCAACAATCTGAACGGGCCCTTCAGGTTTGAGGCTGGGCTGCCCGGCGAGCAGCGGTCCGTGCGGCTCGTCGGCGCGGCCCAGCCGGGCGTCGGGCCGCAAGGTGCGCAACGCACCCTCGACCAGGTCGGGCTCGGTGACGAGCCGCGCTCGCGGTGCCAGCCGGCGGCAGGCCGCCAACAGCACGGGTTCGGCGTGGGTCACCACGAGCACGTCGGCGAACTCCGCCTGCCCCACTGCCACCTGGGCGACGGTCCGACCGTCGGGCAGTTCGTCGTCGCCAAGCGCCTCGGACAGCCAGTCGGACGCTTCGATGCACGTCACCACACCCGCAATCGCCACATCCCGGGCAGCCGGCCCGTCGATATATCCGGGGCCGACGTGCACGCGTACGTGGTTGATGGCCCAGCAGATCGGCTCGGGCTCCATCCACGGCTCCAGGTGGACCACGATCCGGTGGATGTCGTCGCGCCGGTGCAGCAGGCGCAGGTAGATCAGCAGGTCATTGCGGACAGTGCAGGACACGCAGCCGTGGGCCAGTTCCAGCGCCGCCTCGGTTTCGTTGACGATGCCGTGGGGCGCGGTGACGGTGCGACGGCGCACGACGTGACCGTCGAACTGGTGCTCCACGAGCACCGTGCCCGGCCCCTTCAACAGTTCCTCGGTCGCGTATCCGGTCGGTCCCTGACCAGCCACGACGATCACCGGCGTCCGCATCGCCACTCCTTATCGACAATCATTTTCAATTCGGTCGCTGCCACGCTACAGTGGCGGTCGGCACTTGTCGAAAACGATTTTCATTAACGATAGGGCATGAGACATGTCAGCGCACTGCCAGGTCACCGGGCGCCGGCCCGGCTTCGGCAACACGGTTTCGCACTCCAACCGCCGCACCTCGCGTCGGTGGAACCCCAACATCCAGACCAAGACCTACTACCTACCTTCGGAAGGCCGGCGGATCCGGCTCCAGGTCAGCACCAAGGGCATCAAGGTGATCGACCGGGACGGCATCGAAGCCGTCGTGGCCCGACTGCGTCGAGACGGGGTGCGAATCTAGATGTCCCGCACCGATATTCGTCCCGTGGTGAAGCTGAAGTCCACCGCGGGCACCGGCTACACGTACGTCACCCGCAAGAACCGGCGCAACGATCCCGATCGGCTGGTGCTGCGCAAATACGACCCGATCATCCGCAAGCACGTCGACTTCCGCGAGGAGCGCTGAGCCGCCATGGCCAAGAAATCGAAGATCGCCAAAAACGAGCAGCGCCGGCTGACCGTCGCGCGTTATACCGAGCGCCGGACCGAACTCAAGGCAATCATCAAGTCCCCGCTGAGTACTGCCGACGAACAGGCCGCGGCCATGCGGGAACTGGCCCGCCAGCCGCGCGACGCGAGCCCGGTGCGCGTGCGCAACCGTGACGCCGTCGACGGCCGCCCGCGCGGTCATCTGCGTAAGTTCGGACTGTCCCGGGTCCGGGTACGGGAAATGGCGCACGAAGGACAACTGCCCGGCATCCGGAAAGCGAGCTGGTGATGGCGCAGCGCAAGACCAGTCGGCGGCCGGTTGAAACGAAACGGCCCGCCGCGAACATGTTCACCAAGCTCGGGATCGAGCGCATCGACTACAAGGACACCGCCGTGCTGCGGCAGTTCATCTCGGAGCGCGGGAAGATCCGGTCCCGGCGCGTGACCGGCCTGACCGTCCAGCAACAGCGGCAGGTCGCCACCGCGATCAAGAACGCCCGGGAAATGGCGTTGCTCCCCTAACCCGGGATCATCCCGTACATCGTCTGTAGCTGCTGCGTCCGCAGCAGCACCAAGCCGACGAACAGTACGAGCAACACCGTGGTCACCGAGATCAGCGCCAGGAGTCGTTGCCGTGCAGGGATATACGCGAAGACAGCCGCCACCAACGTGCCGGTGACCAAGCCGCCGACGTGGCCCTGCCAACTGATCGACTGGGAGCTGACCGCGGGTAGCACGAAGGTGATCACCAGGTTGATGACGATGAGCAGTGCGATGCCGCGGACCTGAAGCTGCAGCCGCCGGAAGAGGACGAACGTCGCGCCGAACAGGCCGAAGATCGCGCCCGACGCGCCGGCGGTACCCGAGTTCAGCGGTGACAGCAGATACACCAGGACCGCCCCACCGAGGCCACTGAGCGCGTACAAGACCCCGAAGCGAAGCCGGCCCAGCCATTGCTCCAACTGCGGCCCGACCGCCCACAGCGCCCACATGTTGAAGACGATGTGCGCCAGGCCGTAGTGCAGGAAAGCAGACGTCACCAAGCGGTAGTACTGGCCGTAGACGGCAACGCCGGGCGGCCAGAGCACCAGATCCTGCTGCATCTGCGCCGAGGTGTGCTGCAACACGAACATCACCAGGTTGACCGCGATCAGCGTGTAGGTGACCGGCGAGCCCTTGGCGATCCGGCCGCCGAAGTGGGTCCGGGCCTGACGGACCGACTGCCTGCCTTCGTTGACGCACTCCGGGCATTGCTGGCCGACCGCAGCCGACGTCATACAGTCCGGGCAGATCGGACGGCCGCACCGGCTGCAGCTCACGTACGTCGGGCGGCTGGGATGCCGATAGCAGGTCGGCGTCGGGACGGTCATTGAGTGATCTTCCGGGCTACAGCCGCCATAGGGCTTCCTGGCTGGTGCTGGCGATCAGCACCCCATCAGTGTCGTACAGGGCTCCGGTGACGAGCCCGCGGGAGTCGGTGTTGTTCAGCCGGGTGACTTCGTAGCGATGCCAGTCATGCGGGACGAACGGGCGGTGGAACCACACCGCGTGGTCCAGGCTGGCCGCGAATCCGTCGTGCAGGTGTGTACCGTCGGGCCGCGCGACGGGGACCGGGCCGAAGTCGGACATGAAGGTCAGCGCGGCGGCCCGGATCAGCGTGTCGTCCTCGATCTGGTCTTTGGTGCGAATCCAGAACGGCGGCACGGCGAACGCTCCGGCGTCTTCCGGCCGCACCCGGATATCGAAATGGTCGGCGGCAGTCAGGCTCGGCGCCTTCGGCACGGCGACGTCGAACTCGAGACCCACCACTTCGGGACGCTGCCAGTCGGCGCCGGGCTCGGGAATATGGAACGACGCGATCATTTCCAGGATCGTCTTGCCGTGCTGCTTCGCGGTGACGCGACGGGTATCGAAGGACCGGCCGTCCCTGGTCCGTTCCACGTGAAACTCCACGTCGACCCCGTACTGGCCGCCCCGGACGAAGTAGAGGTGCAGCGACTGCGGCAGCTTGTCCGGCTCGACGGTACGACCGGCCGCACCGAGCGCCTGCGCGGCGATCAGCCCACCGAACAGGGAGCGCCCCGGCCCGTCCGTCGGCTGCGGCGCGATGAACGTGTCACCGTCGCGCGCGAAGTTCAGAAGTTGGGCGATCCAAGAACTCATAAGGCGGCAGCGTAGCTATCCGCGCCCAATCTGCGGCGACGCCTAGGCTGACAGGCATGGTTCAACGCCGGGGATTCAATGACACCGTCACCCGATTCTGGGGCTTCGCCGCCCCCGCCTATGACACCCAGGTACTCCAGCGCATCGTCTACCAGCCCGCGCAAGATGAGGTGCTGGCCCAGCTCCGCGCGCACGACGCCCTGACCGTCGCCGACATCGGCTGCGGGACCGGCATTTTCGCAGACCGGATCGAACGCGAGCTCAATGCCGTGGTAACGGGCGTGGACATGTCCGAGGGCATGCTGGCCCAGGCCAAGGCCCGGTCCTCGAAGGTCACCTGGGTCACCGCGCCCGCCGAGGAGCTGCCGTTCAACGACGGTGCGCTGGACGCAGTGGTCACGACGTCGGCCTTCCACTGGTTCGACCAGCCCGCGGCCTTGCGCGAGTTCCACCGCGTGCTCAAGCCGGGCGGGATCGCGGCCGTCACCACCATCAGCCCACGCCAGGTTCTGCCGCTGCACGCGCTGTCGTCGCACATCCTGAACCCCGCCCACAACCCGTCGCCCGCGGAGATGAAGAAGCTGTTCGAGGGCGCCGGATTCACGGTGTCCGAGCAGCACCGGGTGAAGCGGCCGGTGTGGACGCTTATCGTGTCCGACCTGCTGACCGTCGGAACGAAGTAGCCGACGTGCCCGAACTACACCCCGACGTCGCGATCCTGGCCCCGCTGCTGGGTACCTGGGCCGGCACCGGCTCCGGCGAGTACCCGACCATCGCTTCGTTCGACTACCTCGAAGAGGTCACCTTCGGCCATGTCGGCAAGCCGTTCCTGGCCTACAGCCAGAAGACGCGCGCCGCTGAGGACGGCCGTCCCCTGCACGCCGAGACCGGCTACCTCCGGGTGCCCGCACCCGGACGTATCGAGTGGGTGCTGGCGCACCCCACCGGCATCACCGAGATCCTGCAGGGCACGCTCAGCACCGACGACGAGTTCGTACTGGACCTGTCCTCCACCGACATCGGACGCACCGACTCAGCGAAAGAGGTTGACGCCCTGCGTCGTTGGTACCGCCTTGACGGAGACACGTTGAGCTACAACGTCCGGATGGCCGCCGTGGGCATACCGCTGCGCCACCACCTGGCGGCCGTCCTGCATCGGAAGGACGCATGACGGAGCAACAGACCGGCCGCATTCGGGTCCCGGCCGACCTGGACTCGGTGACCGCAATCGGCGAAGAAGACCATACTGCCGTCGATCCCCAAGCGGTGGAACGGATTTGGCGCGCAGCGGAGCACTGGTACGCAGCCGGCATGCACCCGGCCATCCAGGTGTGCTTGCGGCAGAACGGCCGGGTGGTGCTCAACCGCGCGATCGGCCACGGCTGGGGCAACGGACCGGACGATCCGGTGAACGCCGAGAGGATTCCCGTCGGTGTCGATACCCCGTTCTGCGTGTACTCGGCAGCCAAGGCGATCAGCACGACGGTGGTGCACATGCTCGTCGAGCGCGGAGAACTCGACCTGGACGCCCGCGTTTGCGACTACCTGCCGACGTACACCAGCCACGGCAAGGATCGCACCACCGTGCGGCACGTCGTCACCCACAGCGCCGGGGTGCCACTGGCCACCGGCCCGCGGCCCGACCTCAAGCGGATGAACGACAGCGAGTACGCCCGCGAGATGCTCGGGAATCTCCGGCCGATCTACCGGCCCGGCCTCATGCACATGTACCACGGCCTCACCTGGGGTCCACTGATCCGCGAAATCGTTTCGGCCGCAACAGGTCGCAACATCCGCGACATCCTGGCCACCGAGATCCTCGAACCGCTGGGCTTCCGCTGGACCAATTACGGCGTTGCACCGGAAGATGTTCCGCTGGTCGCGCCGAGCCACGTCACGGGCAAACCACTGCCGGCGCCGATGGCGGCGGCGTTCAAGAAGGCGGTCGGTGGCACCCCGAACCAGATCATCCCGTTCAGCAACACGCCGGACTTCCTGACCAGCGTGGTGCCGTCGTCGAGCACGGTCTCCAACGCCGTCGAACTGTCCCGGTTCGCTGAAATGCTCTGTCGCGGCGGGGAACTCGACGGGGTGCGCGTGCTACGTCCGGAAACTCTACGGGCGGCGACCGCCCCGTGCCGGCGGTTGCGCCCCGACATCGCCGTCGGGCTCCAGCCGATGCGGTGGGGCACGGGATACATGTTGGGCTCCAAGCGATTCGGCCCGTTCGGCCGGGGCGCCCCCGAGGCCTTCGGGCACACCGGGCTGACCAATATCGCGGTATGGGCCGACCCGGCCCGGAATCTTGCCGCCGCCGTGGTCAGCAGCGGCAAGCCCGGCGGTCATCCTGAGGCCAACCGGTACCCGGCGCTGCTCGACGCGATCGCCGAGCAGCTCCCGGTCACCTGATAGCTCAGGCCTTCGACGCGGCCTTCGCGAACAGCCGCAGCAGGACCTGGTTGATGGCCGTCAAAGCCAGCTTGACCGGCGGGAAGGACGCGGTCGAGTTCAGCGTGTAGTCGATGCGGGTGCCCGAGCCCTCGGAGGTCAGGCGCACCTCACCCGAGTAGCCCGGGAACGGCACGCCGGAGCGGGCCTTGTAGCCGAACACATGGGGGGCGTCGAAGGTCACGACCTCTTCGACGATTGCCGGAGCCGGTCCAGGCGCCGAGATGCGCCGGACGGCGCCCAGGCCATTCGGTGCGGGCGTGCCGGGCTGATCGATGGTCACGGTGATGCCGGGACCCCAGTTGGCCATGCCTTCGTGGTCGATCAGGGTGGCCCAGACAACGTCGATCGGGCGGGCAACTGTGGTGGTTGCTGTCGATTGCATGGACCGATCATGCCGCACCCCCACCCGCGACGCCTGGCAGGCTGTCCCCATGCCCGACGAACCGTTGCGCGACGACCACACCGAGCTCCTGCGCCGC includes these proteins:
- the car gene encoding carboxylic acid reductase, giving the protein MANEQTALTDELTQRVADLCATDPQLAAALPLPGVGAALDEPGIRLPEVIRAVMAAYADRPALGQRAVEYVTDDAGRTVSRLLPRYDTVTFGEVWRQIQAVDNALLSGTDDNVPGGGQPIVAAGDRVAVLGFTSAEYTIIDTALARAGVVAVPLQTSAPAEQLRPILDETEPRALFADVKFLDDAIELVSGASAALTRVVVFDHHAQVDDEREAVERAAARLAERGVVVETLAEMVSRGTALPAVEPVAAVEPDPLLVLIYTSGSTGTPKGAMYPERLVTNAWRTGLVSQQPALPSIVLSFLPMSHMMGRGTVYRTLAHGGTVYFAAKSDLSTLLEDIALVRPTQMTFVPRVWEMIHQEVQSEVDRRALEGVSEQQVLDERSVSLIGGRQLVAMTGSAPISPELKAWVQKFLGLELMEAYGSTEAGGVMLSGHVNRPPVLDYKLVDVPELGYLSTDRPHPRGELLLKSTDLIPGYYKRPDVTADVFDADGFYRTGDIVAELGPDHLQYLDRRNNVLKLAQGEFVTLSKLEAAFGTSPLVRQIYVYGNSSRSYLLAVIVPSSEALGGAAGPESLRPELADALQVVAREARLQSYEIPRDFIIETEPFSLENGLLTGVRKLAWPKLKARYGAELEQLYAELAEGQAMELRALRALRASDAPVLETVLRAVGATLGAAGSDLTGDAHFTDLGGDSLSALTFGNLLEEIFEVEVPVGVIVSPATDLAGVAAYIDGERAPGSKRPTFSTVHGKNATEARAADLTLDKFIDAATLAAAPSLPGPASEVRTVLLTGATGFLGRYLALEWLERMDLVDGKVICLVRGKSDADARARLDATFDSGDPKLLAHYQALAADHLEVIAGDKGEANLGLPQEVWQRLADTVDVIVDPAALVNHVLPYSELFGPNALGTAELIRIALTTRIKPFAYVSTIAVGGGVAPGEFVEAADVRVMSAVRSVDDGYANGYGNSKWAGEVLLREANDLCGLPVSVFRCDMILADTTYAGQLNLPDMFTRMMFSLVATGIAPKSFYELDASGQRQRAHYDGLPVEFVSESISTLAVQVAAGESDSTFETYHVMNPYDDGIGMDEFVDWLIEAGYSIARVDDYADWLTRFETGLRGLPDRQRQASLLPLLHNYQQPSYPVRGSIAPVERFRAAVQNAKIGADKDIPHIGAPVIVKYITDLELLGLL
- a CDS encoding DMT family transporter, with protein sequence MIQHGLVVLFALCAAVCAAVGIVVRQRATIDVPPEHGVSVVMLSTLLRRRLWWAGTGAAVAGYVFQALALGHGSLLLVQPLLVSALLFALPLSAHQAHRRVTRGEWLWAGLLTIGLAGFVVLARPERDEHLASPGMIVLVAAVCAAIIVGCVVLAVRCSGWARAVLLAVGVGVLFGVVAVVTKIFMAILQHRGWLGLLATPAPYLLIILGAVATVLQQSAFHAGALQTSVPTMLVLEPVVAVVLGALVLGEGFDTTGVEAAALVASIGAMAAATIALGRDEGAYETQAGTKAVPPLAPQPVQPTPER
- a CDS encoding SDR family oxidoreductase, which translates into the protein MHPRIALVTGASRGIGAAVAGQLAGPDTHVLVNYREKAKRAGTIVDSIRAAGGQASAIGADVSDAAATKEMIDRIDSRFGRLDILVLNASGGLEFGAAPDYAMRLNRDAQLRLVDLALPLMPAGAQIVFVTSHEAHCYPHLPVPDRYGPIAASKRAGENALRALRPEFDRCRIGFTVVSGDMIEGTIIARLYERRDPEAVGARRSQGPLPTIDEFATAITTAATGRDLRDTVYVGGADHLVLPA
- a CDS encoding zinc-dependent alcohol dehydrogenase family protein, with product MQTTIIYGPGDIRFEERPDPQIQSPGDAVVRVVRTCVCGSDLWPYRGVAPTNAPHPIGHEFIGIVEAVGAEVNNVRVGDFVISPFTDSDGTCVHCRNGITTSCVNFGIWGGATRSGEPLDGAQGQYVRVPFADGTLFTVPETPHAELYPHLLTLADVMSTGHHAARAGNVHPGATVVVVGDGAVGLCAVLASKRLGAERIIVMSRHEDRQNLARAFGATDIVAERGDEGIAAIEDLLGGVGADSVLECVGTKDSMRQALGAVRPGGHLGFVGVPAGAPELPMRQLFNTNIHVAGGMATVRPYLDELLPDVLSGAIEPGRVFDLALPLAQVADAYTAMDQRTAIKVLLEP